The Lepeophtheirus salmonis chromosome 6, UVic_Lsal_1.4, whole genome shotgun sequence DNA window CAATagacaactttttttgttgtaaaagatGAATTTTGGACTCAACCGTATTTTCACAAAGAAATTTATGTATCCAGACTGGTCTTGTTTGCCCCACCCTATATATTCGATCGCAAGCCTGTTGTTCTAATTGAGGATTCCAGTGCATATCTAGCAAGAATAAATGATTCCCTCCAACCAAGTTTAATCCTACCCCTCCTGCGCCTAAGGAGAGGAGCATAATTCGAGGACTGTTTTTAGAATCACTATTAAACTCTTCAACGATATCCCCTCTGTGCTTTACATTAACTTTACCATTGATGGCCACGCTTTTCATTCCGAGTGAATTAACGTAACTTTCAACTATATTAAGCATAGATGTCCATTGACTCACAATCACCGCCTTCTCCCTTGAATTTTCCTTCGATGCAATTTCATTAAGAGCCTCTactaactttaaaattttagaactaGGGGTATCCTTATCAAAAACTGGATTTGAAACCACTAAAAGTTTCTCTTCCTCTTCCTCCTCATGGTTTGAAGTAtctcttttcttaaaaatgctCATTTCTTCCATACGAGAAATTAAGTCAAGTTCCTCTCCGTCCTCATCTTCGATCCCTTCATTAGATTTGACTTCACTGTCTAACATGGACTGAATCAAGACAGGATGGCAGCAAATTTGTCTAAGGCGAAGTAACAATACTAGAAGATGATGAGCTTTAACATCTTTAGGATTGGAAACTAAGGAGGAACCAGGTGGTTTGTAAGTATAGTCCACTGGATTATTATTACTTGATGGACGCCCTTGGCTATACTTGTCATTCACATCAATTGAATCTCCTTTTTCTTCAtgatatttcttcatataatttatcatagCACTCTGtgataatgaaaaaactttGTCATAAACCTTTTGTTCATTCTCCTTAAGTTTAATGGAATGTTCGATTATAGTTTTTTTGGGTAGATCGACAATAGCATTCCCTGTTGTACTTGACTTTTGGTCTTTTGTTCTTCGAAGTAATAATGACTTAATCAATGTATTCATCCTGGTCTGCCCTTGTGAAGTTTTGTTCTCAACCCAAGTTTTCCATACACGGTATTCATCAAATGGGGAACATCGGAGGAATCGTATAAGTGAGTACAAATCTAATTCCTTATTTTGAATAGGAGTTCCTGTTACACACCAACGACGAGCCCCTCGAAGTCTACAAACAGCTTGAGCAGTTTTTGATTTGGGATTTCGAATTTGATGGGCTTCATCCAAGATAATACGCTCCCAGGCAACCTTAAGGACTTGAATATGTTTTGAGCCAACTGTATTTTCAGACACAGCTCCCATCTCTTCAAGTTTCCCCTTAGATGATTCACCCAAAGCACCTTTCATGTCATTCATAATTGTATGATAAGTAGTTATAACCAAGTCATATCGGGATAAACTCCGTGCCGATTGACCTCGGGATGCACCATGATACACTAGAATATTCAAACTatctgatttgattttttttttaacttcattttccCATTGGGATATAAGACTAGCAGGGCAGACAACAAGGGTACCTTTGGATCTAATAAGCCCCTCTTTGGTTCCAAGCCATTCTTCATCTTCTTCgcttttcttttgtaatttaataagtTCATTGCTCTTTAGTACAAGAGATATCATGGTTAGAGTCTTACCCAAACCCATGTCATCGGCCAAAATACCCCCAGGAGGATGTTGTGTTTCTCGCCAAAGAAGCCATGCTAAAGCGTGACGTTGATGAGGAAATAAACTAATagacttttttaaaagtaatggaTCTTCTTCTATATCTGTATCAACAGGCATTTTTTCTAACGAGTCATGAAGCTTTTTTATCGCTTCTCTAGTCACACTTATCGCTTCCAATTTTCTAGCCTGATTCATTCGGCCACCGTAGAGTTGATTATCCGCAGGACCTTGAGCCCACTGACTATGAGTTACGTTATTCATTAAATCCAAACCATTTTCACGGATTTTTTGCCAAGCCGacttctcttcatttttattttgatcaccCATTGCAGTAACAGATCTTTGCTGATTAGAAACCATTTCTGTACATCTTAAAAGTTCTTTTTGAGTGtcagaaattttttgtttaattatatttccaagTTCCACATCATCTGTTTTAGTTGTTGCAAATTGTTGTCTCAAAATTGATAACTTATTACGGAGTAATTCAACTTTCTGATGGTCATTGATGGTTGTACTTGATTGGGATTGTGAGACGTTTTGCTTAGCATTCATCAATTCTCTTTCTGTGTCTACTCTGCTATTTTCTAATTTCTGAATGAATGCCTTTAATTTGGATCCATTATCTGGCAAATTCATACTTCTCTTCAGAAGacgtttattattttctatggaTAGATcttgttttctaattttatcCTCTAGTTCACTTATTTCTTTCAtggaatattttgtatttaaaataggCTCAGAAATGATTTGGACGTCAGATAAGTTAGACTTTTTAATGATACACTCCGATACAATTTGAATATCATCGTCGCTTTTATCGTCCGTTGAAAAAGATTTAGCACGGTccttattatacttttttgattcTGAGGAATTTCTTATATctttctttgaataactttttaggTTCAAATCAATCTTGGGTTGAATTTTCGAATCTTCTAGATACATTTTACTCAATTTACTATTTCCCGATGTATTTACCGtcgtcaaattatttttattagggcTTTGAGAATGAGGTGATACTTTAGAGGGGGAAACTCGTAATTTCTTCTCCATCATTTTCGATAAAGCATCTTCCGTTTCTAAAAATTTTGGAGAACTTTTTGAGCATGATTCAGAACTCTTATTATTTTTCGATGAATCGCTCGTCGAAGATTTGTTCAGATACGACTCATCTACattttctttatcatgattagaattCCTTGAGTCTTGGCATGGAGTGCTTGTGGCTTTGATAACCTTTGTATTAAAAGTTTGGTCTCcagaattgtttttattatgaatattgcTGGAATTTGAATCATTTTCAGAGTCTGATTCTAGAACATGAGcttttttccgattttttttgttgaaggaaGATGATTTTCGATGTTTAAATTCTTCTTGAGACAAAGAATCGGAACTTTCCTCTTGGCTCACAGACAATTCTTCTTCTTCCGATGAGGAGGAATCAATTCTGGATTTTCTGTAGTGGATTGAATCCACTTTGGGGGATGTTTTGCCTTTCTTTCGAGCCGTGTAGAACTTTTCTTCGTCTGACACCTCAGAGCTCGAAGATTCCTCTTCTGCTTGATCGCTGTTGGATATATATTCCTTCTCTTCCACTTCCGCTTCAGAACTCATCTAAAAAACAGGAGGATAATCTCAAGAGTGTTGAAAAAGATTGGATTGGTTCGGAATGACTTACCACGGAACGACTCTCATCCTCATCATTCTCCTCTTCTGACGAAGACGATGAGATTCGTGTACTTTTCTTCTCAGAACTTCGAATAGGCTCTGGTGTATCAGGGATGAGATCCACTGAAGAGTCTGAATCACTTGCCACAGTTTCAAATTTATGCATCTCCCAAAGTCTTAAGATTcttctcaatttaaaattttagcgCCTTTCATGAAGTAAAGAGTTTAAGCTGAAAGAGCCATTTcatctatatattattagaacatCAAGGTAACTAAGATACTAACTTAAGGCGGGTTACGACATCTAAcgagattttgtaaatatacgttTATAAGTTTGGAACGGACAAATAGACTTTACATTTCTTCAAgacttttcatattataatcttcaaacctcaacaattctttaaatcaaattcaagaggttctataatttaaaatgaataaattttgaaagcatATGACTAATTAAagtacttcaaaaattatttttatgtagtattttctttcttccaaaCAAAGTTCAGTAAATCAGAAAACCtcttgattttgaaataaagaattgtcgaggtttgaagattataatatggaaAGTTCTTAAAAGACATTATCTATTGGTCCGTTCCAAACTTATAcacgtatttaaaaaatctcgatagatgtggtaatctGCCTTAAGAAAATCGAAGGCCAAACACAGAAGATTTAAGCAATGAGCTCTGTCTGGAGGAGCATAAGCttcaatcacgcaacctgttgtagtgaaaaaaaaattgatgattaaaTCGGCTCGGTGAACTCAGTGCCTTAGAAAATTCATATCAACTTTGTATATAGACAATTATAAGGATATATAGCCTTATAATTGTATAGCTATATATTTATCCTGGTTGTAATTTGAtatcaacatcacgtggtattttaagcaactaccattttgggataatatttgaaatcccaaaaatttgttCCTTAACAGAAAACTATTGCTTGAAATGACAGAATGTATTCAGTTCAAAATTGAAGTACatttatagtataatatattgattataaatattatcaagatAATTATATGAACTGATGAATTTgtcctgaaaaataaattaacatctTCAGTTTGGGTTTGTATAAGATCGCTTTGTagaaagtttcattcaaataattaattaatatgaaattttagcTTTCGATTTATCTTTGAATACTAATgggattaattaataaagtcgAGTGTATTTGCACAATGAGTCAAATGAAATAGAGTTGCAAAATTTAAATGGTTGGATTTGGAGCCAATATCACAAAATGTTATtccaaactataaattaagaataatttatttttagatgtgtgtagtttaaatgaaattgtttatctttatttattattttagggactgagaatttataattcatagaGTATGATTCCAATAGTTTCTTGAggattgatttataatatttagagatcctGGCTTCAAATCTGCAcctattttaaaatactctttGGCCCgaataaatttgtcaatcattagtgttaaatttttttctgctCTTCAAGCCTCTCATTCGTGCTTTTAAGTAACTTGTCGTGGATGAAAGTAATCCTGTTTCTACCCTCCTAATATATCTGAGAGACGGAAGTGACAGAGCATTGGATGTATACATTTGCTCGTAGTGGCCTGTACTGACATGTCAAAGCAAGGGAAAGGAGTCCGAGAGAATATCTTCTACCTTTAGGTTGTTTGAAGAGATGATACATTTGCtccattatttatgttatgaaTGACAGCTTGGAAGTTATTTCTGCCAAGTATCTATTGTTTCAGTATTCCTTGCTGCACTGTACGTTCATTAAACATTAGGTCGATAGTTTGAGTACATTCTAATTCGTGCACACGAACAACTGCAATGTCACCAACTCACCAATTGCACTGGTTTACCAAAAGAACTGGATCTAAGGCCAGAGTGAACTCacttaagtaaataataatatttgaaattcatacCAACACGCGTGTAAAGGTTTCGtgaatcaaaaataagttttaaatcccccttatataatagtattatatatagattaataGTTTGTAGTACTTTTAGTAGTCCTTGGACTATCCACgacatatattatgttatatggGTATCAACGAACttcttatttctttctctatgagtTCTATAttcaatgttaaatatacatcaCACACAAGAACTTTTATACAGCCCCGGattcagttatttttgattttgcgTAACTTTGTAGGTTTTAATTAGTAGAAACTTAAAGTCTTTCCGATTTCCGGCACCTTTGGATAagcttaaatatttaataaatttctgATTTGAGCTCACTTGCTAATTACTAAGCTTTGAAAGTTTTAGGCCCAAATTCAACAAGAAGAGAAAGCGAGGTGAGGCCAAGGGGCTGATGTGTTGTCGTAACTCTTCCTGTAGGGCTCTGGTGTACTGTATGTCAATGTGTAGCTGTAATCAGTTGACAGCAAGTGAATCAATAATCCGAATTCAGACCTCGTTCTTTCCTACCATTTACGACGTTTTATTCTAACTATCAGATGGCAAAACCGGACACTTCAACCGAGAATACATTTTGCCACACCCATTCATTTCACACTGATCCAGTTGAGGTAAAACATATGGAAAAAAGTCTGTTGCGGTTATTGCACGACTTTAATTCATGTAAATCTCGCTTGAGGGGCTATTCTCTAGACCAAATGGAACATATTCGCAACCAACAAGAATCTCTTGCAAGACTTCATTTCGAGTTGGCTTCGAAAGGAGAATGTTTCTCGCCCTTATCAGAAAATGGAATTAGAGTAGCAAACGAAAATATGGATAAACTAATGTCAAGGCTCGAAACATTATCCGAGTACATAGAAGATTTGAACCCAAGAAATCAGTCATTATGGGTGTAATgggtaataaaagaaaatataatttgtaacaatgatatttttattttaacatatgtaATAAAGTTTTAAGTGTTGTTTAACAGTTGTATTTCCCACAATATATTTGAGTTTTCGGGTGGGAAGCGTAAGTTATTATCTAATATGTGATATGGGGGaatataggatttaaaaaaacttgtagtGGATCCATTCTTTTTAGATGTCTCGAACGAACTAAACTCAAGTGGTTTTTTAAGCCATATCTTATCAACTGAACTCCCAACAAGCTCTATAAGATTCTTAAACtccttttgaattttacaaGCCAACGGAAGTTGGTGCATTCTTACTAGTGCACTAAGCAACTCATGTATTTCACCtattaagtattaataattaGCATAAATGTAATGAACTCCTCCATGATACTTACTTCTATAAGAATACACATTTGATATGAGAGAATGCAATTCTATAACCAAGCCAATATCTTCAAATTCAGAACCCTTCTTACTTGAAAAtagcttcttttttatttttctacgtGCTTTGGTGGATTTAGACTTAAGAGATTCGAGCGTTTTGACTGTAGTCAAGGATTGCGATGTTGAACAAATTGTACTCTGAACTCTACTTCCCTCAGAAAATGCGTCTTCATCTAAATCATTAGACTCTgtagttacatttttttctgaTGAACGAACCTGAATAATGGTTTCAAATCGATTGAATTTTGATGTAAAGGTATTCATAATTTCATGAATAAACTCTAAATATTCAGAGGACTTGGCTACTAACGTCGGTaggaaatttatttctatattaaggaaaattgctagtattattatttaaaaaaatatatcataaaaaaatattacctagCAAGTCATTCCGCTTTAGTCGGACTATCAACTCGTAGGCCTCTTGCCAATGCCCCCCTTGTAAATATGCAGATATTGCTTCTTCCGgatgttttaaatatgataaataaatttcagcTACTTCAATGTGTTTCTTTTCTGTAGAAAGTTCTTCTATAAAACTGAGGCAAGTTTGTTCCGAATTTTCCAAGTCATGGCACAAAACATTTCTCCATTTGCCACAGCGCTTCCATGAATTTAAACTCTTTTCTTTATTGCCACTTAATTCGAACAAAAGTGCTGCATCTTCATAATATCTCTTAGCAAATAAGTAATTTCCGTATTCTTCACTTATAGGAATAAAAAGCTCATTCTTTGTTGAAAGAATTTTCATTGCGTACGAGTAGAGTCTCTGAGATGCCACCATATTCACCAAATCAGATACATATTCCTCAGAAATAGGAAAGTCCTTTTGGGAGGCATGAGATAAGGCACCTTTAAAATCCTTCAAATGTTTATCAATAGTATAATGACGTAAAGATATtggttgaatatttttaagattattaaGAAATTGGACATATTCTTTGGGGTCCTTGGAAGTCACTTTTGATGCAATATAAAGAGCAAACTCTAGATTATAAGAACCCAGCGCTACATTGAAGAGTTCGTTAGAATCAACATACAAACACAAGTGAGTCAAGCATTCCTCTGCAATTTTACAATTCCCATTtgctaaaagtaaaaaaaaaaaagaaaaatgaataaacaaaacaacaaaaatataatgagtatttcaaaattataaatttgcataaaaaatgttcattaaataCTAATCTAGAATTGTGTTAGTTTAGTAGATATCAAATATCCTAACCTTAAATATATAGTTCAGTATTTctatttaaggaaaataaaataaataactaaataaaataagccCGTATAAATcaagattgaatttaaaatacaaagcaTATTtcagatcaaaataaaaaaatcaacagttaaaaatattagttgCATCGAAAAACTAAATgttatacattatataacaataatcaGTAAAATGTAGTAACTAATAATTAGTATTGTAATCACATCTTTAAGCCATATTGATGCACTGAgaaacatactttttaatatttacaaatacgtCAAATGGTCgcattattgatataaatgtttCTCAAATGTGTATCACAGCTTAAGTCAGGGAAACAagttcttatattaaaaaatttttaaattacaattagtaGAAAAGAAGATCCTCACCTCTTAATTTGCATATAAGTTTCAGAGCAGAGTCTAAACGTTTTGAAGAAAACATAATATAGCAGTTCATTAAAGGAAGATAAAACTTTTCAGTATTATGTTGAGTAGCCTTTAATATTTGAGCACAAACACTATCTACTTTATTTTCGATCATTTTGTCGTCTCTCAcagaataagaatatttatataaggtcTGTGTTACATCTTCCTCGAGTAATTCTGAAATGAGTGAACATAGACCACTGTCACtaaattgttcaataatatttgataagttTTTGATGAAGTTGTCATAATTATGATCCACTaaaatgtttgaattaattCGATGTTTACGTATAAGGGAATATACTTTATTGTATTCATTGCTATCCAAGAGCCTCTTAATAGAATGAATAAGGAGAGGCTTAGGAGATATAACTTCTATATTCCCACGTGGCATCTGCAGTACTAAAGTGGATTCAAATGCAATTACTATACGAGAGCCTCGCTCAAGACTGCGTACATATTCCGagtctttaataaataaattatcaactttaagtATCTTCAAACGATGAGTATTAGTCGTAATGAGAAGAAAGTCAGAAATTAGGATAAAGGAATTGACATTTGAAGCTATTTCATGACTATTCGCATACAGTCGATTAGTTTCAGAGAGTCCCAAGAGAATTTGATCATCCATTAGTTCTATGATGGGACAATACTCTGGAAATTTATTACACTTAATCCATGGAACCACACTTGAATCTTGGTAAGAAAATAAGAGTCCATTTACTAGTTGTACTAGAGTAACTCCttggaagaaaataatgttgaaaattACATCTTCTAGTATCaacttttttgtaacttttttataatcagTGATAACATACAGGCATGAACTATTAGACACCAAATAGTTACCGTGTCCGATCCAAgtaagattattataatttattcctatATTCCAATTTTCTTTCAAGAACAATGTGtaatttacatcattaataaaatctttactCACACAGCCAGACTTTATTCCATTAGATCTATTAACATCTACACAGTCCTTTTCACTcacaatatttacaaatacgTACAAAGATTCATTTTCAGTAATAATCGTTAATGACATATCTTCACCGAAACAAATATCTCTCACGACATCATCTAGTTCTATCACATAAGCAGAGTATGGAGGTGGGACTTTCATCTTTCTAAATGGCGTCACATTAAGTGTCGATCCATCAATAATGGCAAGGTTACCATTATCATTTTTAAGTCTACAGTTACTGAAGGAAGATCTCATCACAAATTTGAAATCTATAAAACTTGAAGATGAAGATAGAGATAAGTTAAGTGGATCAAAGCTATCCCAATTCATTTGATATGGGATATTAACATTGAATCTTCGCACAAATTTAGTCAACCAACTATGATTGGAAGGCATAAGAAGACAAATTATTTGCTCATGGGAATCAACAAGAAGACTTAAAGACAAGATCGACCCTGCAGAATTCCATTGAATATCCATTATCTTAGTGGTTGATATGTTATTAGTCTTAATATTCAATTGAACGTCTGCAcgttttaatccatttttttcaataagagcGACACAGAGTTTATCAGGCAAACTGAGAGGGATTGCAATAGTTGAACATCCCGTAGGTCTCCAAGCTATCCCGCCACTTATAACACCAGGGAAATGTTCCAATCTAGAGAAAAAAACACCTTCTCGATTATATACGTGGATAGTTTGTAACTGATCAAGGCAAAATGATATTGCTACAAATTGACCGTCGCTCCGCCAAGAAATATGACTTTTGTCATTAGCTAGAGATGAACTCTGAGGGGTAGTAGAGTCACGGGATGGAGAACTTCCCCTTCCAAGATCCACCTTCATTAAAGGCTTGCTCCAACAATAGGTCTCAAAAATAAAGAGAGATCCGTGGTCTTGAGATACAAGAGCTAAGATGGACTCGTCAGGTGAAATAGCAGAGGATGAAATCCCACCAGGAACAGAAGTCACCACTTGCAGAGCATCTGTCTCGGAAAAACCTTTGGGGAGCAATCCTATTGAACCTCCACGGGATACAAGGACCAAATCATTATCTTGAATAACAAAGGCCCCAATCATTGAGTCACTGATCTCAAAGTGAGGGTTGAGAGGCGTGGACGTCTTGGGGCTCCCATCCCCATCCACTAACTCACTCTTGAGTCTCTTGAGCTTCTTCCATCCCAGGCCGTGCTCCATGCACATAGAGACATACTCAGAGGCTGAGTCAGAGTTGGAGGAGGGCGGTAAAAGTAAAATACGGAGTGAAGGGCAGGCGCAGCAGTCCAATGAGCTCTCGGACTCGCCAAGAAGGAAGAGATTCCTCATCATAAAACAAACACTAGCCAGAAATCGATGAGGAGAAATAGGAATAATCAACAATGTAGTCAGTCCAATTCTCAATTCAAAGAACTAATATTCAATAGacaacaagaaataattaaaaaattttaaatatataattattaatttccaGTCACGAATTAAAATGAAATCTGAAGATAAACCACGTTGtcttttgtttgataataattagaaTACTAGGGAAATCAGTTCTA harbors:
- the lds gene encoding transcription termination factor 2, with amino-acid sequence MHKFETVASDSDSSVDLIPDTPEPIRSSEKKSTRISSSSSEEENDEDESRSVMSSEAEVEEKEYISNSDQAEEESSSSEVSDEEKFYTARKKGKTSPKVDSIHYRKSRIDSSSSEEEELSVSQEESSDSLSQEEFKHRKSSSFNKKNRKKAHVLESDSENDSNSSNIHNKNNSGDQTFNTKVIKATSTPCQDSRNSNHDKENVDESYLNKSSTSDSSKNNKSSESCSKSSPKFLETEDALSKMMEKKLRVSPSKVSPHSQSPNKNNLTTVNTSGNSKLSKMYLEDSKIQPKIDLNLKSYSKKDIRNSSESKKYNKDRAKSFSTDDKSDDDIQIVSECIIKKSNLSDVQIISEPILNTKYSMKEISELEDKIRKQDLSIENNKRLLKRSMNLPDNGSKLKAFIQKLENSRVDTERELMNAKQNVSQSQSSTTINDHQKVELLRNKLSILRQQFATTKTDDVELGNIIKQKISDTQKELLRCTEMVSNQQRSVTAMGDQNKNEEKSAWQKIRENGLDLMNNVTHSQWAQGPADNQLYGGRMNQARKLEAISVTREAIKKLHDSLEKMPVDTDIEEDPLLLKKSISLFPHQRHALAWLLWRETQHPPGGILADDMGLGKTLTMISLVLKSNELIKLQKKSEEDEEWLGTKEGLIRSKGTLVVCPASLISQWENEVKKKIKSDSLNILVYHGASRGQSARSLSRYDLVITTYHTIMNDMKGALGESSKGKLEEMGAVSENTVGSKHIQVLKVAWERIILDEAHQIRNPKSKTAQAVCRLRGARRWCVTGTPIQNKELDLYSLIRFLRCSPFDEYRVWKTWVENKTSQGQTRMNTLIKSLLLRRTKDQKSSTTGNAIVDLPKKTIIEHSIKLKENEQKVYDKVFSLSQSAMINYMKKYHEEKGDSIDVNDKYSQGRPSSNNNPVDYTYKPPGSSLVSNPKDVKAHHLLVLLLRLRQICCHPVLIQSMLDSEVKSNEGIEDEDGEELDLISRMEEMSIFKKRDTSNHEEEEEEKLLVVSNPVFDKDTPSSKILKLVEALNEIASKENSREKAVIVSQWTSMLNIVESYVNSLGMKSVAINGKVNVKHRGDIVEEFNSDSKNSPRIMLLSLGAGGVGLNLVGGNHLFLLDMHWNPQLEQQACDRIYRVGQTRPVWIHKFLCENTVESKIHLLQQKKLSIADGVLTGAKRSGANKLSFDDLKMLFNVK
- the Elp1 gene encoding putative elongator complex protein 1, which codes for MMRNLFLLGESESSLDCCACPSLRILLLPPSSNSDSASEYVSMCMEHGLGWKKLKRLKSELVDGDGSPKTSTPLNPHFEISDSMIGAFVIQDNDLVLVSRGGSIGLLPKGFSETDALQVVTSVPGGISSSAISPDESILALVSQDHGSLFIFETYCWSKPLMKVDLGRGSSPSRDSTTPQSSSLANDKSHISWRSDGQFVAISFCLDQLQTIHVYNREGVFFSRLEHFPGVISGGIAWRPTGCSTIAIPLSLPDKLCVALIEKNGLKRADVQLNIKTNNISTTKIMDIQWNSAGSILSLSLLVDSHEQIICLLMPSNHSWLTKFVRRFNVNIPYQMNWDSFDPLNLSLSSSSSFIDFKFVMRSSFSNCRLKNDNGNLAIIDGSTLNVTPFRKMKVPPPYSAYVIELDDVVRDICFGEDMSLTIITENESLYVFVNIVSEKDCVDVNRSNGIKSGCVSKDFINDVNYTLFLKENWNIGINYNNLTWIGHGNYLVSNSSCLYVITDYKKVTKKLILEDVIFNIIFFQGVTLVQLVNGLLFSYQDSSVVPWIKCNKFPEYCPIIELMDDQILLGLSETNRLYANSHEIASNVNSFILISDFLLITTNTHRLKILKVDNLFIKDSEYVRSLERGSRIVIAFESTLVLQMPRGNIEVISPKPLLIHSIKRLLDSNEYNKVYSLIRKHRINSNILVDHNYDNFIKNLSNIIEQFSDSGLCSLISELLEEDVTQTLYKYSYSVRDDKMIENKVDSVCAQILKATQHNTEKFYLPLMNCYIMFSSKRLDSALKLICKLRANGNCKIAEECLTHLCLYVDSNELFNVALGSYNLEFALYIASKVTSKDPKEYVQFLNNLKNIQPISLRHYTIDKHLKDFKGALSHASQKDFPISEEYVSDLVNMVASQRLYSYAMKILSTKNELFIPISEEYGNYLFAKRYYEDAALLFELSGNKEKSLNSWKRCGKWRNVLCHDLENSEQTCLSFIEELSTEKKHIEVAEIYLSYLKHPEEAISAYLQGGHWQEAYELIVRLKRNDLLEINFLPTLVAKSSEYLEFIHEIMNTFTSKFNRFETIIQVRSSEKNVTTESNDLDEDAFSEGSRVQSTICSTSQSLTTVKTLESLKSKSTKARRKIKKKLFSSKKGSEFEDIGLVIELHSLISNVYSYRSEIHELLSALVRMHQLPLACKIQKEFKNLIELVGSSVDKIWLKKPLEFSSFETSKKNGSTTSFFKSYIPPYHILDNNLRFPPENSNILWEIQLLNNT